The following coding sequences lie in one Thalassoglobus polymorphus genomic window:
- a CDS encoding histidine phosphatase family protein, whose product MTIYLIRPGETDYDVQKRLQGSINLPLTEQGVVQVDEMVTEVSKSQLDRIYTSPTEPALSTAKRIASKLGISLKVLDSLANVDLGLWQGLCISEIRSKQPKVFKQWKESPESVCPPQGEDGEEACQRIAAALRKPMKRGKSIAIVASEPLASLIECHLQGREPELSESFCKQREVAHCQAVELPSPVPK is encoded by the coding sequence ATGACCATTTATCTGATCCGTCCAGGTGAAACGGATTACGATGTGCAAAAGCGGCTTCAAGGCTCGATCAACCTCCCATTGACTGAACAAGGAGTTGTTCAGGTTGATGAGATGGTTACTGAGGTTAGCAAATCCCAGCTTGATCGAATCTACACCAGCCCGACTGAACCTGCTCTCTCAACAGCGAAGCGAATTGCTTCCAAGCTGGGCATTTCTCTGAAAGTCCTCGATTCCCTGGCAAACGTCGACCTGGGACTGTGGCAAGGGCTATGCATTAGCGAGATCCGATCGAAACAACCGAAAGTCTTTAAACAGTGGAAAGAATCCCCTGAATCGGTCTGCCCGCCGCAGGGAGAAGATGGAGAAGAGGCTTGCCAGCGGATCGCCGCCGCCTTGAGAAAACCGATGAAGCGAGGAAAGTCCATCGCAATCGTCGCCTCAGAACCGCTCGCGTCACTGATTGAGTGCCACCTACAAGGACGCGAACCGGAACTTTCTGAGTCGTTTTGCAAACAACGCGAGGTCGCACACTGCCAGGCTGTGGAACTCCCCTCCCCCGTCCCAAAATAA
- the rpe gene encoding ribulose-phosphate 3-epimerase: MSQQDRPQTPVIAPSMLKCDFGNLDAEIQKLEAAGAATLHLDVMDGHFVPNLSYGPMVIERIRERTKLILDAHLMISDPEKYLDEYIRVGCDWITFHIEAVPEPTALLKKIRDAGRLAGIAINPGTPVDRIAKLKNQVDLVLVMSVEPGFGGQSFIPDAIQKVAEARSLFPSETLISIDGGIGPATIPDVAANGVDVYVAGSSIFDQPCYETAIREMTSIASSNSPSRQ, from the coding sequence ATGTCTCAACAAGATCGTCCCCAAACTCCAGTCATCGCACCTTCGATGTTAAAGTGCGATTTTGGAAACCTGGATGCCGAGATCCAAAAGCTCGAAGCCGCTGGCGCTGCCACTCTTCACCTGGACGTGATGGATGGACACTTTGTCCCCAACCTTTCGTACGGACCGATGGTGATCGAAAGAATCAGAGAGCGGACCAAGCTGATTCTCGATGCACACTTAATGATCTCCGATCCTGAAAAATACCTGGATGAATACATTCGCGTCGGCTGTGATTGGATCACCTTTCATATTGAAGCAGTTCCAGAGCCAACTGCACTCCTGAAGAAGATTCGCGATGCTGGTCGCCTGGCAGGCATCGCCATTAATCCGGGAACCCCCGTCGACAGGATTGCCAAACTCAAAAATCAAGTCGACCTCGTCCTTGTTATGAGCGTCGAACCAGGCTTTGGAGGACAGTCGTTCATTCCTGACGCGATTCAAAAAGTCGCAGAGGCACGATCTCTGTTCCCATCGGAAACACTGATTTCAATCGATGGCGGGATCGGCCCCGCAACGATTCCTGATGTCGCAGCCAATGGCGTAGACGTGTATGTCGCTGGAAGTTCAATTTTCGACCAACCTTGTTATGAAACTGCGATCCGTGAGATGACGTCCATCGCAAGTTCCAACTCACCTTCTCGTCAATAG
- the gap gene encoding type I glyceraldehyde-3-phosphate dehydrogenase — MAVKVGINGFGRIGRISLRAMMAQGNDFEIVAINDLSDPKMLGMLLKYDSAQGRFPGTVEVEGDTLIVNDQKIKVLAERNPADLPWADMGVDVALESTGFFTSKAKDGKPGYDSHLTAGAKKVVISAPCKDAPDLTCVMGVNDDQLTAEHKTVSNASCTTNCLAPIAKILDEKFGLEKGLMTTCHAYTNDQRVSDQIHSDIRRARAAAVNIIPTSTGAAKAVGQVLPQLNGKLTGISLRVPVITGSVTDLVAVLGKDVTVEDVNAAMKEAASAGPLKGILEYTEDPIVSSDIIGNPHSSIFDASWTQVIGGNLVKVLSWYDNEFGYSSRTAGLIKKLAGM; from the coding sequence GTGGCAGTTAAAGTAGGTATTAATGGATTCGGACGTATTGGGCGGATTTCTCTGCGAGCGATGATGGCTCAGGGCAACGATTTCGAAATTGTTGCCATCAACGATCTGAGTGACCCGAAGATGCTGGGAATGTTGCTCAAATACGATAGTGCCCAAGGCCGCTTCCCCGGCACTGTCGAAGTTGAAGGAGACACCCTGATCGTCAACGATCAGAAGATCAAAGTTTTGGCAGAACGAAATCCTGCTGACCTCCCTTGGGCAGACATGGGAGTCGACGTCGCTCTGGAATCGACCGGTTTCTTCACATCAAAAGCAAAAGATGGAAAACCTGGTTACGATAGCCACCTCACAGCCGGTGCCAAAAAAGTAGTCATCTCAGCTCCTTGCAAAGACGCTCCCGATTTGACGTGCGTCATGGGAGTCAACGACGATCAACTCACCGCGGAACACAAGACTGTCTCCAACGCAAGTTGCACAACAAACTGTCTCGCTCCAATTGCGAAGATTCTCGACGAGAAATTTGGTCTCGAAAAAGGATTGATGACAACCTGTCACGCCTACACAAACGACCAACGTGTCTCGGACCAGATTCACAGCGACATTCGCCGTGCACGAGCTGCCGCAGTCAACATCATCCCAACATCAACCGGAGCTGCCAAAGCAGTCGGACAAGTTCTTCCGCAGCTTAACGGAAAACTGACCGGGATTTCCCTTCGCGTCCCAGTCATTACTGGAAGCGTGACCGATCTCGTCGCAGTTCTTGGCAAAGACGTGACTGTTGAAGATGTCAATGCTGCCATGAAAGAAGCCGCTTCAGCAGGTCCACTGAAAGGGATTCTTGAGTACACCGAAGACCCTATTGTCTCGTCAGACATCATCGGAAATCCACACAGTAGCATCTTTGATGCAAGCTGGACGCAAGTGATTGGCGGGAATTTGGTCAAAGTCCTCAGTTGGTACGACAACGAGTTCGGATACTCGAGCCGAACAGCTGGACTCATCAAGAAACTTGCTGGTATGTAA
- the rpmI gene encoding 50S ribosomal protein L35, protein MPKAKTHKGIAKRFKVTGSGKKAKHRSANRGHILGKKSGKRKRHLRNGGIVDGANARMIVEAVRPSL, encoded by the coding sequence ATGCCTAAAGCAAAAACACATAAGGGAATTGCCAAACGGTTCAAAGTGACCGGTTCAGGCAAAAAAGCTAAGCACCGGAGTGCCAATCGTGGGCATATTCTGGGAAAGAAATCTGGAAAACGCAAACGCCACCTCCGCAACGGAGGAATCGTCGATGGTGCAAATGCACGGATGATTGTCGAAGCAGTTCGACCCAGCCTGTAG
- the rplT gene encoding 50S ribosomal protein L20, with translation MRVTYGKARRRKKKRLFKEARGNVGGRSRLWRTVQETILRSRAYAYRDRRVRKRDFRSLWITRITAASRARGMRYSELVFGLRLAGIEVNRKMLSEIAIHNPEIFDEIVAAAQTAISNK, from the coding sequence ATGCGAGTAACATACGGTAAGGCACGGCGACGTAAGAAAAAACGTCTCTTCAAAGAAGCCCGCGGAAATGTCGGCGGACGCAGTCGTCTCTGGCGGACTGTTCAGGAAACAATCCTGCGGTCGCGAGCATATGCGTATCGCGATCGACGGGTCCGCAAACGAGACTTTCGTTCACTTTGGATCACTCGTATTACAGCAGCTTCGCGTGCTCGCGGAATGCGGTACTCTGAGTTGGTCTTCGGCCTCCGATTGGCAGGCATCGAAGTGAATCGTAAAATGCTCAGTGAAATCGCGATTCACAACCCAGAGATCTTCGACGAAATTGTTGCCGCAGCACAAACAGCGATCAGCAACAAGTAA
- a CDS encoding outer membrane beta-barrel protein: MRNLKTRDWFLTLATALGLATTAGAQENAVAQRADQIFAGAGDSLVQQIGHDCAPETPLADPLCSITPCDGLGCDTATCDNCYLFDGGDWSLQNLCDDCSPYKIGGWIQSGYHNRSTGLFNDRPGHYATHQAWLYAEKVADGSNGVDWGFRADFMYGLDANDTQAFGNNAGEWDYLNGWDHGSFGFAMPQLYGEVAYGDWSMKVGHFFTLLGYEVVTAPDNFFYSHAFTMYNSEAFTHTGALSTYQVNDNLSVYSGWTLGWDTGFDQYSDFGQHGSSWLGGYSFGLGDNATFTHIITVGDFGAIGDGYSQSIVLDVALTDKLNYVFQSDFLTAESAVLDLAGNQIGLAGGNESYGINQYLLYSVNECVGVGGRFEWWKNNGDSIYAITGGVNYKPMPSLTLRPEIRYQWDPGTNNAGIASEGDAIFGMDAILTF; encoded by the coding sequence ATGCGGAACCTCAAGACGAGAGACTGGTTTCTTACGCTAGCAACCGCGCTGGGACTCGCCACAACTGCTGGCGCGCAAGAAAATGCCGTGGCTCAGCGAGCGGACCAAATTTTTGCAGGAGCAGGAGATTCGCTCGTTCAGCAAATTGGTCACGACTGTGCCCCCGAAACACCACTTGCCGATCCACTTTGCAGCATCACCCCTTGTGATGGGCTCGGCTGCGACACCGCAACCTGCGACAACTGTTACCTGTTCGATGGTGGAGACTGGTCACTGCAAAACCTTTGCGACGACTGCTCTCCATACAAGATCGGTGGATGGATCCAGAGCGGATACCACAACCGCTCAACCGGTTTATTCAACGACCGCCCAGGACACTACGCAACACACCAGGCGTGGCTGTATGCGGAAAAAGTTGCTGACGGCAGCAATGGCGTCGACTGGGGATTCCGAGCCGACTTCATGTACGGCCTCGATGCCAACGACACTCAAGCCTTTGGCAACAACGCCGGTGAGTGGGACTACCTGAATGGCTGGGATCATGGTTCATTCGGCTTCGCGATGCCACAATTGTACGGAGAAGTGGCATATGGAGACTGGTCGATGAAAGTTGGTCACTTTTTCACCCTGCTCGGGTACGAAGTCGTGACTGCTCCTGACAACTTCTTCTACAGCCACGCGTTCACGATGTACAACAGCGAAGCGTTCACCCACACAGGTGCACTCTCGACATACCAGGTCAACGACAACCTAAGCGTCTACAGTGGATGGACACTCGGTTGGGATACTGGTTTTGATCAATACAGCGACTTTGGTCAACACGGTAGCAGCTGGCTTGGTGGTTACTCATTCGGTCTCGGCGACAATGCGACCTTCACGCACATCATCACAGTGGGCGATTTCGGAGCCATCGGCGACGGTTACTCACAGTCCATCGTGCTGGACGTTGCACTGACAGATAAGCTGAACTACGTTTTCCAGTCCGATTTCCTGACAGCTGAAAGTGCCGTCTTGGATTTGGCCGGAAACCAGATCGGCTTAGCTGGTGGCAATGAATCCTACGGAATCAACCAATACCTGCTCTACTCAGTCAATGAGTGCGTCGGAGTGGGTGGTCGATTCGAATGGTGGAAAAATAATGGGGACAGTATCTACGCCATCACCGGTGGTGTGAACTACAAGCCCATGCCGAGCCTGACACTACGACCTGAGATCCGCTACCAGTGGGATCCAGGCACAAACAATGCAGGAATCGCCAGCGAAGGAGACGCCATCTTCGGAATGGACGCAATCCTGACATTCTAG
- a CDS encoding multiheme c-type cytochrome: protein MQTWMKDARRTLGVACITVTTVLICTTILTSCRQDAPVPGKGDSTKTKRTGQGDASSSGASDSPKPTAPLLEGWEKPQAVLVFSGDEHGYLEPCGCSERQAGGFARRADFIRQLKEDRGWSVSAFDVGGILNEKRVTYPQSKIKFHHMLLGFQKMGYQGLEIGLEELMLGPDALYVEHQTVSTEDGFDVPFLGANVTFYGTKELGTPVNSRVVQVGETKIGVIGIVGTSTLEKIQQTGLTTDESLLKIDVPTEVIRKELEVLKAENPDLLVLLSHSDIDESEALAKEFPEFKIVVTANSAEDPRKKPDYVGETMIVHVGKKGKNVVAVGLFAENQLKHELVELDMDRFAIDPGMVELMQEYQDVLKEQYDSMVNDDLSIGHPSGKTFAGAESCKECHTYAYNIWSQSKHSHALDSLTKGRPGQEATWVNRTWDPECLACHTTGWEPQEILQYKSGFASLEKTPHLAGNQCENCHGPAAEHVALEQAWKESGTLTPETIESRKSLQLLKAEAEQKVCTQCHDHENSPKFDFEKYWKEVNHSGRKD, encoded by the coding sequence ATGCAGACCTGGATGAAAGATGCTCGAAGAACTCTCGGTGTCGCCTGCATAACCGTAACAACTGTCTTAATCTGTACGACAATCTTGACATCGTGTCGGCAAGATGCACCGGTTCCTGGAAAAGGAGATTCCACGAAGACCAAACGCACAGGTCAGGGTGATGCTTCCTCATCCGGGGCAAGTGATTCACCGAAACCAACGGCTCCGCTGTTAGAGGGGTGGGAGAAGCCTCAGGCTGTCCTTGTCTTTTCGGGCGACGAACATGGCTATTTGGAGCCGTGTGGCTGCTCTGAGCGACAAGCAGGCGGATTTGCACGACGTGCCGACTTTATCCGGCAACTCAAAGAGGATCGAGGTTGGTCGGTTTCGGCATTTGATGTGGGAGGAATTTTAAACGAGAAGCGGGTGACATACCCACAATCGAAAATCAAGTTCCACCACATGCTTCTGGGCTTCCAGAAGATGGGCTATCAGGGACTTGAAATTGGCTTGGAGGAGTTGATGCTTGGTCCTGATGCTTTGTACGTGGAGCATCAGACAGTCTCTACGGAAGATGGATTTGATGTTCCGTTTCTGGGCGCGAATGTTACGTTCTACGGGACCAAGGAATTAGGCACTCCTGTGAACTCTCGTGTAGTCCAGGTTGGTGAAACCAAAATTGGCGTGATCGGGATTGTTGGGACGAGTACGCTGGAAAAAATACAGCAAACGGGACTGACTACCGATGAAAGCTTGCTAAAGATCGATGTCCCAACAGAGGTGATCCGCAAAGAACTCGAAGTCTTGAAGGCAGAGAATCCCGACCTGCTGGTGCTGCTGTCTCATTCGGATATTGATGAATCGGAAGCGCTGGCCAAAGAGTTCCCTGAGTTCAAGATTGTGGTCACAGCCAACAGTGCTGAAGATCCAAGGAAGAAGCCGGATTATGTCGGCGAAACAATGATTGTGCATGTCGGCAAGAAGGGGAAGAACGTTGTTGCTGTCGGCCTGTTTGCAGAGAATCAACTCAAGCATGAGTTAGTCGAACTGGATATGGATCGCTTCGCCATTGATCCAGGAATGGTCGAACTGATGCAAGAATATCAGGATGTCCTCAAGGAGCAATATGATTCAATGGTGAATGATGATCTCTCGATCGGCCATCCATCCGGGAAGACTTTTGCTGGGGCGGAGTCCTGCAAAGAATGTCATACATACGCTTACAATATCTGGAGTCAGTCCAAGCATTCCCACGCACTCGACAGCCTCACAAAAGGGCGACCGGGGCAAGAGGCAACTTGGGTGAACCGTACTTGGGACCCTGAGTGTTTGGCCTGTCATACCACTGGCTGGGAGCCGCAAGAGATCCTGCAGTACAAGAGTGGTTTCGCAAGTCTGGAGAAAACACCTCACTTAGCAGGTAATCAATGCGAGAACTGTCACGGCCCCGCGGCTGAGCACGTTGCTTTGGAGCAGGCGTGGAAAGAGTCAGGCACGCTCACACCTGAAACGATTGAGTCTCGAAAGTCGCTGCAACTTCTCAAGGCAGAAGCGGAGCAGAAAGTCTGCACACAGTGCCACGATCATGAAAACAGTCCAAAATTTGACTTCGAAAAATATTGGAAAGAAGTCAATCACAGCGGGCGTAAAGATTGA
- a CDS encoding phosphatidate cytidylyltransferase — translation MLGWRLIISAILIPLLIGIFYLDARSGESALFLLLFAEILAIRSVWECADLVRDRSKRLQLPAMFSCAAAIVFAGWIPHLTGAASDTGDLNFVALIYAFTVMLLCASEAARFRGPGGNIESLGTEILIVSYVGVLLAVTTQLRWIAGHEAGYLVLGSLLICAKGGDIGAYTLGRLFGTTKLAPNLSPGKTQEGAVGAVVGAGLCGWLWLEFATPFFNADWAPPAWYWAVLYGCVIGVVGLIGDLCESFLKRDAGKKDSAQLFPGFGGLLDMLDSVMYAGPAAYLLWKVLPLATWLN, via the coding sequence ATGCTTGGTTGGCGCCTCATTATTTCGGCAATTTTGATTCCCCTGCTCATTGGGATTTTTTATCTCGATGCAAGGAGTGGAGAGTCCGCGCTGTTCCTGCTTCTCTTTGCCGAGATCCTCGCCATTCGAAGCGTCTGGGAGTGTGCCGACTTAGTTCGCGATCGCTCAAAACGGCTGCAACTGCCCGCAATGTTTAGCTGTGCCGCAGCGATTGTCTTTGCAGGATGGATTCCTCACCTTACCGGGGCTGCTAGCGACACAGGCGATCTCAATTTCGTCGCGTTGATTTACGCCTTTACGGTAATGCTACTGTGTGCTTCGGAAGCTGCTCGATTTCGTGGTCCCGGTGGAAATATTGAATCACTCGGAACCGAAATTCTCATCGTCAGCTATGTCGGTGTTCTTCTTGCAGTCACAACACAACTACGATGGATTGCCGGTCATGAGGCAGGTTACCTCGTGCTCGGCTCTCTGCTCATCTGTGCAAAAGGTGGCGATATCGGAGCGTACACACTTGGGCGCCTGTTTGGGACGACCAAACTGGCTCCGAATTTAAGTCCTGGAAAAACTCAAGAAGGAGCGGTGGGAGCCGTTGTTGGAGCCGGGTTATGTGGTTGGCTTTGGCTGGAATTTGCGACACCCTTCTTCAACGCAGACTGGGCTCCCCCAGCGTGGTACTGGGCAGTTCTTTACGGATGCGTCATTGGAGTCGTCGGGCTGATCGGTGACCTCTGCGAATCATTCTTAAAAAGAGACGCTGGCAAGAAAGACTCCGCCCAGTTATTCCCGGGCTTCGGAGGCTTGCTCGACATGCTCGACAGCGTCATGTACGCCGGCCCAGCAGCTTACCTGCTCTGGAAAGTGTTACCCCTGGCAACCTGGCTAAACTGA
- a CDS encoding glycosyltransferase family 4 protein encodes MPIKVCFVALNAYPAIDPEAEGAFGGVETRSWAFARALAQNPEFEVSFLVRHWNPLKKASYEGVQIHLLRDRFFEVRDSLLSRFKTGPQFPWVRLKQPQISDALYLPLLAGLKTIRKRRGPRDALPIVSKIDADLFLTFGVQSFSATVIASAQATGRPAVLFLGSDGDLDENYLPGNKFVSVYKDSADVCYWTIQNATQILCQTESQQTRLKKLFQRESRQIQNPIDLDRWDGLAKKKIEPALHANLDRYALWIGRAEFVHKRPQVLLEVAAQSPGVKFLMIMNHFDEVFAAEIKRKAPANVSIVEKVPFPSMAAIFSRAAVLVNTSSLEGFPNTYLQAAASNVPIASLSVEQDFLAASNSGHFANGNVDELSGYVRDVWEKRISPVTGREYVEQHHDIHQQAELLAESLKDVLKSKSS; translated from the coding sequence ATGCCGATTAAAGTCTGTTTTGTAGCACTCAATGCCTATCCGGCAATCGATCCGGAAGCTGAGGGAGCTTTTGGTGGGGTCGAAACTCGATCCTGGGCATTCGCACGTGCACTGGCACAAAATCCGGAGTTTGAAGTCTCTTTTCTTGTCCGGCATTGGAACCCTCTAAAGAAAGCGAGTTACGAGGGAGTCCAGATACATCTGCTGAGGGATCGGTTCTTTGAAGTCCGAGATTCACTGTTGTCGAGATTCAAAACGGGCCCACAATTCCCTTGGGTTCGGCTCAAACAACCACAGATCTCTGATGCACTCTATTTGCCACTCCTCGCCGGACTCAAAACGATTCGCAAGCGCAGGGGACCTCGAGATGCTTTGCCGATTGTATCCAAGATCGATGCAGATCTTTTTTTGACATTCGGCGTTCAAAGTTTTTCAGCAACTGTGATCGCGTCCGCACAGGCGACAGGACGACCCGCAGTCTTGTTCCTCGGTTCGGACGGTGATCTGGACGAAAATTACTTGCCGGGAAACAAATTTGTCAGCGTATACAAGGACAGTGCGGACGTCTGTTACTGGACAATTCAAAATGCGACTCAAATTCTCTGTCAAACCGAATCTCAACAGACGAGGTTGAAAAAACTGTTTCAACGAGAGAGTCGACAAATTCAAAACCCCATTGATCTCGATCGTTGGGATGGCCTCGCCAAAAAGAAGATTGAACCAGCGTTGCATGCAAATCTGGATCGTTACGCTTTGTGGATTGGGCGTGCTGAATTTGTTCACAAGCGACCACAAGTTTTACTTGAAGTTGCAGCCCAGTCTCCCGGTGTCAAATTTTTGATGATTATGAATCACTTTGATGAAGTTTTTGCGGCTGAAATCAAAAGGAAGGCTCCAGCAAATGTCAGCATCGTCGAGAAGGTTCCGTTTCCGAGCATGGCAGCGATCTTTTCACGGGCTGCGGTTCTGGTGAACACTTCATCGTTGGAAGGGTTTCCGAACACTTATTTGCAAGCTGCAGCGTCAAACGTTCCGATTGCATCGCTGAGCGTCGAGCAGGACTTCTTGGCAGCTTCGAATTCCGGACACTTTGCGAATGGGAATGTCGATGAGCTTTCCGGATACGTTCGAGATGTCTGGGAGAAGCGAATTTCTCCTGTGACTGGTCGTGAGTATGTTGAGCAACACCACGACATCCACCAGCAAGCCGAACTTCTGGCAGAGTCACTCAAGGATGTTTTGAAGTCAAAATCATCGTGA
- a CDS encoding alpha/beta hydrolase family protein — MKNLIFCCAFVSLSSFGLAQELEEVSILSSMDKTPQPSFAYAPDSTEKPIPLLVVLHTWSGDYKQKGHIEVALKECRERKWALIHPNFRGPNWTPEALGSPLAVQDIVDAIEWMKQQHSIDTDRIYLTGVSGGGHMSMQMAGKHPEIWAGVSAWVGISDVAAWHSETKSAGRNYFKNVEKAVGGAPGTSQQVDEQLKERSPLTWLARARSLPIDLNAGIHDGHTGSVPISQTFHAFNVLADANDQRPEKFSKSQIETMTKTQEIPQDLQFTGRQEDRKHDILLRRQAGPVRITIFEGGHEGDLPTAIQWLSMQSR, encoded by the coding sequence ATGAAAAATCTCATTTTCTGTTGTGCTTTCGTCTCGCTGTCTTCGTTTGGATTGGCGCAGGAACTCGAAGAGGTCTCCATCCTGAGTTCGATGGACAAAACCCCTCAGCCTTCATTTGCCTATGCTCCGGACTCAACGGAAAAACCAATCCCCTTGCTTGTTGTCTTGCATACATGGAGTGGAGACTACAAACAAAAGGGACACATTGAAGTCGCGCTGAAGGAATGTCGGGAGCGAAAATGGGCTTTGATTCATCCGAATTTTCGGGGACCAAACTGGACGCCCGAAGCTCTTGGCTCTCCGCTGGCTGTGCAGGATATTGTCGATGCGATTGAGTGGATGAAGCAGCAACACTCCATCGATACTGACCGGATCTATCTCACAGGAGTCTCCGGTGGCGGGCACATGTCGATGCAAATGGCGGGCAAGCACCCCGAGATCTGGGCGGGCGTATCTGCCTGGGTTGGAATCAGCGACGTCGCAGCCTGGCACTCTGAAACAAAATCCGCTGGACGAAATTATTTCAAAAACGTCGAGAAGGCAGTTGGCGGAGCACCGGGTACAAGCCAACAAGTTGATGAACAGTTAAAAGAGCGATCCCCGCTGACTTGGCTTGCTCGTGCACGCAGTCTCCCGATTGACCTGAACGCCGGGATTCACGATGGGCACACCGGCTCCGTTCCGATCAGCCAGACGTTCCATGCTTTCAACGTTCTTGCAGATGCCAATGATCAGAGGCCCGAGAAATTCTCAAAGTCCCAAATTGAAACAATGACGAAGACCCAGGAAATCCCGCAGGATCTTCAATTCACTGGACGACAAGAAGATCGCAAACACGATATCCTCCTGAGACGACAGGCTGGCCCGGTCCGAATCACCATCTTCGAAGGTGGTCACGAGGGTGATCTTCCCACTGCAATTCAGTGGCTCTCGATGCAATCACGATGA
- the panC gene encoding pantoate--beta-alanine ligase, producing the protein MIDSPYIYEGNVKDRSMQVTGEIAEIREAIARSRQQGCQIGCVPTMGALHAGHISLVEECRKRVDYVLVTIFVNPTQFGQGEDLDKYPRPLEADLDACRAAGVSCVYTPEIPSLYPDGYGTWVDVEGMSTILEGECRPDHFRGVTTIVAKLLNIIQPDVACFGAKDYQQQTLIRQMVRDLNMPIEVVVAPTVREADGLAMSSRNQYLSPEQRQTALCLSQALNIAEESLLAGETSIAQVEKRMLDHINSFDDVRPEYTVLRDPDTLEELKSLQPEMVALIATYVGQTRLIDNRRISLPQ; encoded by the coding sequence GTGATTGATTCACCATACATTTATGAAGGAAATGTCAAGGATCGAAGTATGCAGGTGACAGGAGAAATCGCGGAGATTCGAGAGGCTATCGCCCGGTCGCGGCAGCAGGGATGCCAAATAGGATGCGTCCCCACAATGGGAGCACTTCACGCAGGACACATCAGTCTCGTGGAAGAATGTCGAAAACGTGTCGATTACGTGTTGGTAACCATCTTTGTGAACCCGACTCAGTTCGGCCAGGGAGAAGATCTCGACAAATACCCACGTCCGCTAGAGGCCGATTTGGACGCATGTCGTGCAGCAGGAGTCAGTTGCGTCTACACGCCTGAGATCCCATCACTCTACCCGGACGGATATGGCACTTGGGTTGATGTTGAAGGAATGTCGACGATTCTCGAGGGAGAGTGCCGTCCAGACCATTTCCGTGGAGTCACAACCATTGTCGCCAAGCTCTTGAACATCATTCAGCCAGATGTCGCCTGCTTTGGCGCGAAAGATTATCAACAGCAAACTCTCATACGCCAGATGGTCCGGGATCTGAACATGCCTATAGAGGTCGTGGTCGCTCCCACAGTTCGGGAAGCAGACGGACTTGCGATGAGCAGTCGCAACCAATACCTCTCGCCAGAGCAGCGACAGACGGCGCTCTGTCTTTCGCAGGCTCTCAACATTGCTGAAGAATCTCTCCTGGCTGGTGAGACCAGCATCGCACAAGTGGAGAAGCGGATGCTTGATCATATCAACTCATTTGATGATGTCCGACCTGAATATACCGTGCTGCGTGACCCGGACACTTTGGAGGAGCTGAAATCTCTCCAACCCGAAATGGTTGCTTTGATCGCGACCTATGTGGGGCAGACACGATTGATTGATAACCGTAGAATTTCGCTACCACAATGA